The DNA window AAACGACGCCACGCGTCGAGACCTACCTGCGGCAAGACGGCGGCGCCTGGAAGTTCGAAACCTTTGAACGACTCGAGGCCGTCGCCAGGCTTGAAGCGCTTGGCATCGAACTGCCGCTCCGGCAAATCTACGAGGGGATCGAGTTCCCCCCGCCAGTCGACTGAACCTGCGGCCCATTCATCCCTTCACGACCGCATGCCCAAGTGTTACCGTCTGGCCGTGCCCGCACATCGAATCCACGCGAACGCGAAAATCCCGTCCCTGCTCCTGGTCGTCGGCGTGCTGCTGGCCGGCTGTCGCGGCGGCGCGGAGAAGGCTTCGTCCCAGCCTTTGCGTCAACCGTTGCCGCAGCCCGAGGTCACGACACGTCCCGCATTCGACCAGAATCGCATGGCCGACGCAGATCGCGCCATTACCGACGCCATCGGCCGGGGCGAGATTCCCGGCGCGGTGCTGGTTGTCGGTCGCGGCGACAGGACCGGCGGGACCATCATTTACAAAAAGGCGTATGGCAATCGCGCCGTCCAGCCGGCCTCTCTGCCGATGGCGACGGATACCTTGTTTGACATGGCGTCGCTGTCCAAGCCGATGGGCTGTGCCTCGTCCGTCATGGTGCTGATCGAACGCGGGCGGATCGACCCGAATCGCCCCGTCGCGACCTACCTGCCGGAGTTCGGCCAGAACGGCAAGGACAAGATCACCGTCGCTCAACTGCTGCTGCACCAGGGCGGGCTGATTCCCGATAACGCGCTTGCCGACTACCAGAACAGCCCGGCCGTCGCGTGGGAGAAGATCTGTTCCCTCAAGCCGCAGACGCCGGCCGGGACGGCGTTCAAATACACCGACGTGGGCTACATCGTCCTGGGCAAGCTCGTCGAGAAAGTCTCCGGCCAATCGTTGAACGACTTCGCCCGCGAGAACATCTTCGAACCGGCCGGCATGACATCGACGGGCTACCTTCCGCCGCCCGATCGAAAGCAGAACGCCGCGCCGACCGAGCAACGCGAGGGGCGCTGGATGATCGGCGAAGTCCACGACCCACGGGCCTACCTGCTGGGCGGCGTCGCCGGCCACGCCGGGCTTTTCTCGACCGCCGACGACACCGGCCGCTTCTGCCGCATGCTGCTCAACGGCGGCACGATCGACGGCCGGCAGGTGTTCAAACCTTCAACCGTCGCGCTGATGACGCGGCCGCAATCGCTCCCCGATGGCACCAACCTGCGTACCTTCGGCTTCGACTGCGACACCGCGTATTCCAGCCCGCGGGGCGAACGCTTTCCGAAAGGCGTCAGCTTCGGGCACACCGGTTTCACCGGTACCAGTCTTTGGATCGATCCAGTGAACGACAGTTTCGTCGTGCTGCTGACCAATTCCGTGCATCCCAACGGCAAGGGCAAGGCCACGCCGCTGCGCCGGCAGATCGGCACGATCGCCGCCGAGGCGCTGCTGGGACCGCAACCGGGGACAAGCGCAACCGCCACCCCAGCCGCCGAGTCAACCGGCCCGGTTGCGACGGGCATCGACGTACTGGCACAGAACGGCTTCGCTCCGCTCCGCGGCAAGCGCGTGGCGCTGGTGACCAACCAAACCGGCATCGACCGCCGGGGCCGCCGCACGGTCGATCTGCTCGCCGCCGCCGACGGCGTAAAGCTCGTCAAGCTCTTCTCACCCGAGCACGGCCTGTTCGGCATGCTCGACGACAAGGTGTCGGACATGACCGACCCCAAGACCGGCCTGCACGTCTACAGCCTGTACGGAAAGACGAGGAAACCAACGCCCGAGATGATGGCGGGCGTCGATACCCTCGTGTTCGACATCCAGGACGCCGGCGCCCGGTACTACACCTACGTCTCGACGATGGGTCTCTGCATGGAAGCCTGTGCGGCGGCCAGGGTGACGATGGTAGTCCTCGACCGCCCGAACCCGACGACCGGCAACATCGTCGACGGCCCGATCGCCGACGACAAATCCCTCAACTTCGTCGGCTACGCCCCGATCCCCGTCAGCCACGGCATGACCGTCGGCGAGCTGGCGAAGATGTACAACCTCGATCGCAAAATCGGCTGCGATCTGCAAGTCATCGAAATGACCGGCTGGCGGCGCGACCTCTGGTTCGATCAGACGGGGCTCACCTGGATCAACCCATCACCCAACCTCCGCAGCCCGACGCAGGCGCTGCTGTACCTCGGTATCGGGCAGATCGAGATGACGAACGTATCAGTCGGCCGGGGAACGGATTTTCCGTTCGAGGTGGTCGCCGCGCCGTGGATCGACGCCGAGAAACTCTCAGCCGCCCTGACGGCGGAGAAGCTGCCGGGCCTGTCCTTCGCGCCGATCACCTTCACCCCGACCGCCAGCAAGTTCGCCAACACCGCTTGCTTTGGTGTACGTATTTCGGTCACCGACCGCACGACGGTGGAACCCGTCAAGCTCGGCACCGCGCTCGCATGGCATCTGCGCCGCCTCGGCGGCGACACCTTCGAGATCGACAAGGTCAACGTCCTGCTCAAGAGCGAAGCGACCATCGCAGCCATCAAGTCGGCGAAGACTCCCTCGGAGATCGCCAGCACCTGGCCCGAAACCCTGGCGGCGTTTCGGGCGACACGGGCGAAGTACCTGATTTATCGATAGCACTCATCAATGACTTGGATCGACCTCATCATCATCGCCGGCTATCTCGGCGGCATCTGCATGCTCGGTGTGATGTTCACCCGCCGGCAGAAGACGACCCGCCATTACTTCACCGGCGACCGCTCCATTCCCGCCTGGGCGGTCGCCGCTTCGATCGTCGCCACCGAGACGTCCACCGTTACCTTTATCTCCGTCCCAGGCATTGCCTTCGCGCGTGGCGGGAACTTCACCTTCCTGCAACTGGCGATGGGCTACATCGTCGGGCGGATTGTCATCACGTTCCTGTTCATCCCCCGCTACTTTCGCGGCGAGCTACAGACCGTTTACCAGCTTCTGCAAACCCGCTTCGGTACGCCGGCTCGCATGGTCTCGGCGTCGCTCTTCGTCGTGATGCGCAACATCGCCGACGGAATCCGCATGCTCCTGACGGCGATCGTTTTGGCCGCGGTATATGTGGCGTTCGTTCCCGGTCACGACACCGACGGCGGACGCGAGATCGCGACCGTCGTGGCACTGCTGCTGCTTGGTGCGGTCATGATCCTCTTCACCTACTTCGGCGGGATTGAAGCCGTTGTCTGGGTGGAAGTGCTGCAACTGGGCATCTACCTCGCCGGCGCGATCGCCGCGATGTGGGTACTGGCCGCCAATGTCTCGGGAGGCCTGCCGGGCGCGATCGATCTCGGCGACCGGTTCGCCAAGCTGACCGTGTTCGACTTCAGCTTTGACCTGGCCAAAACCTACACATTCTGGTCCGGCGTCGTCGGCGGGTGCTTCCTGACAATGTCCACCCACGGCACCGACCAGTACATGGTTCAGCGATATCTCTGCACCGATCGTCCGTCCCGCGCCGGCGCGGCGCTGCTGGCCAGCGGCCTGATCGTGTTCGTGCAGTTTGTTCTGTTCCTATTGATCGGCGTTCTGCTGTTCGCGTTCTATCGTCCATTCGAGCAGGCCGGCTACGCCACGTCCGCCGTGACAACATTCCCGTTCGCGTCGCCCGATCGCGTGTTCCCCGACTTTATCACCAAACATCTGCCGACAGGGCTGTCAGGCCTGGTGGTGGCGGCGATCTTCGCGGCCGCGCTGTCGTCGAGCCTCTCCGCGATCGCCGGCACCGTGGTCAATGACCTTTACAAGCCACTGAAACCCGCCAGGACGGACGGTCACTATCTGACCGTCGGCAAGGTGTTGATCCTGGTGTTCGGCGTCATTCAGACCGCCGTCGCGCTGGCGGCGATCAGGTCAGCCAGCAGCGCCCTCAGCAATGTGCTGACCGTCGCCGGCTTGGTGAACGGCCCGGTGCTCGGTCTATTCCTGGTCGGGGCGATGAGCAAGCGCATCCCCCAGTCCGCCGCGATCGCCGGGATGGCGGTCAGTGCGGTCGCGATGGTCGGGCTCTGGTGGTTCGGGGGGAAGTGGGTGGCGTGGACGTGGTATCCGTTGATCGGCAGTGCGATCGTCATCATCGTGGCATTCATTGCGATGCCGGTCTTCTCGCCCCTCGGTCGCGATGATCGCCGTGGCTCTGACAGCGCTCTCGGCTGACACAGGTGTGTAAACTACAACTCGCAAACGGACGAGCGGGGAAATCTCATGAAACCTCGATCGAAGATATGCGTGCTGGCTGTCATGGTCTTGACGAGTTCGGGATGCTGTATTGTCCGCTGGGGAGTGGGGATCGATGCCGACCCGTTCTGTATCGATTATATGAGAAAGAATTGCTGTGGCGGTCCGACCACACAACCCTCGCAGGATCGTCCAAACACCGCAACAACCTCACCATCTGCTGACGCTATTGGGCGTTAGCGCTGTAGGGTCCGCCTTGGCGGACGCGCCGCGTTCCCCGGGATGTGGTGTGCGGTTTCACGAATGCCCGTCCGCCAAGGCGGACCCTACGGATACCGCCCGTGCCGCGCCCGCGGCGTTGTGGAAGTCGTTCTCGCCGAAGGACAGCGTCCATTCCGGGCGGGCGATGCTGGTGAGTTTGTGGCTCACTGCCGCGTGCAGGTCATCCCGCAACCGCGACAGTCGAATCCCCACGCCGCCGGCCAGCACGACATGATCAGGGCGGTACATCGCATGCGCGATGCGGACGGCACGTGCCAGTGCCCTGGCCGAGGGGTCCGTGATCTTCATCGCATTCAGCGCGTTGGCGTCGCCGCCGTACATCTTCACGAGGGCAGGCGCGCCGATGTACCCTTCGAAACTCCCCGCCCCGCCGTCGGGGCCGATAACGGGTGCCCCTTCGATCGAGACGTCCATCTGCCCGAAATGTCCGGGGGAATCGCCGTCCACCCGCAGCGGGCCGGTCGCGTCCATGACCGCCACGCCGACCCCGGTGCCCAGCACCATCAGGAACAGCCGGCCGGACAGCTTCCGACCCAGATAGATGTCGTAAGCGGCGGCGGTGGTGTCGTTCATGATCCGCAAACGCGCCGGCGTTCGCCCCAGTGCCACGGCGGCGATGTCCGCCAGCGGCAGGCCGTT is part of the Humisphaera borealis genome and encodes:
- a CDS encoding ROK family protein; this translates as MISLGIDIGGGSVKVAALRDDRVLWTAQSARYADPSAETIIGAIREVIAGREIEASNVGLCVPGILNEHQTKIALSVNLPKLNGLPLADIAAVALGRTPARLRIMNDTTAAAYDIYLGRKLSGRLFLMVLGTGVGVAVMDATGPLRVDGDSPGHFGQMDVSIEGAPVIGPDGGAGSFEGYIGAPALVKMYGGDANALNAMKITDPSARALARAVRIAHAMYRPDHVVLAGGVGIRLSRLRDDLHAAVSHKLTSIARPEWTLSFGENDFHNAAGAARAVSVGSALADGHS
- a CDS encoding sodium:solute symporter — translated: MTWIDLIIIAGYLGGICMLGVMFTRRQKTTRHYFTGDRSIPAWAVAASIVATETSTVTFISVPGIAFARGGNFTFLQLAMGYIVGRIVITFLFIPRYFRGELQTVYQLLQTRFGTPARMVSASLFVVMRNIADGIRMLLTAIVLAAVYVAFVPGHDTDGGREIATVVALLLLGAVMILFTYFGGIEAVVWVEVLQLGIYLAGAIAAMWVLAANVSGGLPGAIDLGDRFAKLTVFDFSFDLAKTYTFWSGVVGGCFLTMSTHGTDQYMVQRYLCTDRPSRAGAALLASGLIVFVQFVLFLLIGVLLFAFYRPFEQAGYATSAVTTFPFASPDRVFPDFITKHLPTGLSGLVVAAIFAAALSSSLSAIAGTVVNDLYKPLKPARTDGHYLTVGKVLILVFGVIQTAVALAAIRSASSALSNVLTVAGLVNGPVLGLFLVGAMSKRIPQSAAIAGMAVSAVAMVGLWWFGGKWVAWTWYPLIGSAIVIIVAFIAMPVFSPLGRDDRRGSDSALG
- a CDS encoding exo-beta-N-acetylmuramidase NamZ domain-containing protein; this translates as MPAHRIHANAKIPSLLLVVGVLLAGCRGGAEKASSQPLRQPLPQPEVTTRPAFDQNRMADADRAITDAIGRGEIPGAVLVVGRGDRTGGTIIYKKAYGNRAVQPASLPMATDTLFDMASLSKPMGCASSVMVLIERGRIDPNRPVATYLPEFGQNGKDKITVAQLLLHQGGLIPDNALADYQNSPAVAWEKICSLKPQTPAGTAFKYTDVGYIVLGKLVEKVSGQSLNDFARENIFEPAGMTSTGYLPPPDRKQNAAPTEQREGRWMIGEVHDPRAYLLGGVAGHAGLFSTADDTGRFCRMLLNGGTIDGRQVFKPSTVALMTRPQSLPDGTNLRTFGFDCDTAYSSPRGERFPKGVSFGHTGFTGTSLWIDPVNDSFVVLLTNSVHPNGKGKATPLRRQIGTIAAEALLGPQPGTSATATPAAESTGPVATGIDVLAQNGFAPLRGKRVALVTNQTGIDRRGRRTVDLLAAADGVKLVKLFSPEHGLFGMLDDKVSDMTDPKTGLHVYSLYGKTRKPTPEMMAGVDTLVFDIQDAGARYYTYVSTMGLCMEACAAARVTMVVLDRPNPTTGNIVDGPIADDKSLNFVGYAPIPVSHGMTVGELAKMYNLDRKIGCDLQVIEMTGWRRDLWFDQTGLTWINPSPNLRSPTQALLYLGIGQIEMTNVSVGRGTDFPFEVVAAPWIDAEKLSAALTAEKLPGLSFAPITFTPTASKFANTACFGVRISVTDRTTVEPVKLGTALAWHLRRLGGDTFEIDKVNVLLKSEATIAAIKSAKTPSEIASTWPETLAAFRATRAKYLIYR